A window from Toxoplasma gondii ME49 chromosome IX, whole genome shotgun sequence encodes these proteins:
- the ROP40 gene encoding rhoptry kinase family protein ROP40 (incomplete catalytic triad) (encoded by transcript TGME49_291960) yields MTPSTCCFGVLFQSFRGNSASASEESCLGGGHPDGTTATVFRPKTFQALGLATDSDSEPEGRGGYQRLTESTRRKKKATGRIASLFGRGRGKGDEEASGDEGASGGKEQPLGPPSGIPRRRRFWQKEHVEPEDAVVRAFRRFLKYRVLDVETIEGAPSQLDRSSWTPSPPFFQPGEGSSKAVEYFVKQQTPALTDEMHKLLEVVDPVMPPGRPLQMSSPSSKRTTHFERGPMLRTDFFALTVDHQPFNMRIFPLPGGFEGEQKVEQYKKVMLNEQKVLSIFGVADGKKVSNAYHCYLPVEEVFFGKGQQVISLGPSLKMPSVVFLYPSASATLGQVAEAIKLAAQQQGTALVAQAAQLHITLQLIKLVAITTSKGILLRRLSLENFLLRGDGVVFLSGFSELVNEKEIFYETEDGTLVTQPPTRTSRGRRFTPADNSCDLGLVIFSLWCNGSPPEREPSGWVNLDFSSCESEVPVLVQQIICGLCRAHGYPPQNAFQTLGSHEFKQLRQLYRDVEQRAEVHLLVE; encoded by the exons ATGACACCGTCGACTTGCTGCTTTGGAG TTTTGTTTCAGAGCTTTAGGGGTAATTCCGCGTCTGCGTCCGAGGAGTCATGTCTT GGGGGGGGCCACCCTGACGGGACTACCGCAACCGTTTTCCGACCGAAGACCTTCCAGGCACTGGGGCTCGCCACGGATTCTGACAGTGAGCCAGAGGGAAGGGGCGGTTACCAACGACTGACAGAGTCGACtcggcgaaagaagaaagcgactgGACGcattgcctctctctttggcCGAGGCAGAGGCAAAGGGGATGAGGAGGCATCAGGCGATGAAGGCGCCagcggaggaaaagaacagcCACTCGGTCCCCCCTCTGGTATTCCACGGCGCCGTCGGTTCTGGCAGAAAGAACACGTGGAGCCCGAGGATGCAGTGGTAAGGGCGTTTCGCAGGTTCTTGAAATACAGAGTATTGGATGTGGAAACCATAGAGGGAGCTCCCTCACAGTTGGATCGATCGTCTTGGACGCCTTCACCGCCGTTCTTTCAGCCAGGAGAGGGGTCGTCGAAAGCCGTCGAGTATTTCGTCAAACAGCAGACACCAGCGTTAACTGACGAGATGCATAAACTATTGGAAGTTGTCGACCCAGTTATGCCTCCCGGCAGGCCGCTTCAGATGTCGAGTCCGTCCTCGAAACGAACCACCCACTTCGAAAGGGGCCCCATGCTGAGGACAGATTTCTTTGCACTGACAGTTGACCACCAGCCTTTCAATATGAGGATATTCCCGTTGCCTGGCGGATTCGAAGGGGAACAGAAGGTGGAACAATACAAAAAAGTTATGCTAAATGAACAGAAGGTTTTAAGCATATTTGGTGTTGCGGATGGTAAGAAAGTCAGCAATGCCTATCACTGTTATCTTCCAGTCGAAGAAGTCTTTTTTGGAAAGGGACAGCAGGTGATCTCACTTGGTCCAAGCTTAAAAATGCCCAGTGTTGTTTTTCTGTACCCGAGCGCAAGCGCGACGCTCGGTCAAGTCGCTGAGGCGATAAAACTAGCAGCTCAACAGCAGGGAACTGCACTTGTCGCTCAGGCTGCCCAGCTGCACATTACACTGCAACTCATCAAGTTGGTCGCGATCACCACCTCAAAAGGGATCCTGCTAAGAAGGCTCTCACTTGAAAATTTCCTTTTGAGGGGGGATGGGGTGGTTTTTTTGAGTGGCTTTTCTGAACTCGTAAACGAAAAGGAAATTTTTTACGAAACAGAGGATGGGACCCTTGTTACACAGCCACCGACGCGGACTTCCCGCGGAAGACGTTTCACCCCTGCAGACAACAGCTGTGATTTAGGACTTGTCATCTTTAGTTTGTGGTGCAACGGTTCGCCTCCTGAGAGAGAGCCAAGTGGATGGGTCAACCTGGATTTCTCGAGTTGCGAGTCAGAGGTGCCGGTGCTTGTCCAGCAAATAATTTGCGGGTTGTGCAGGGCCCACGGCTACCCTCCTCAGAACGCTTTCCAAACCCTTGGGAGTCACGAGTTTAAACAACTGAGGCAATTGTACCGAGACGTGGAACAACGTGCTGAGGTACATTTATTAGTGGAATGA